A stretch of the Arvicanthis niloticus isolate mArvNil1 chromosome 30, mArvNil1.pat.X, whole genome shotgun sequence genome encodes the following:
- the LOC143440560 gene encoding NACHT, LRR and PYD domains-containing protein 4C-like, whose amino-acid sequence MASLFSDFGLIWYLEELNKKELVMFKEFLNQEILQLGQTQVSWTNLKKASREELANLLLKHFEEKQAWDVTFKIFHKLNRKDLIKRAKREIHGHPKLYRAHLKMKLTDDNSRVFNTSIQVLLNQTFTQDIFDNFENLFLSNTTEMKPHMLFIKGVAGIGKTFILKKLMLTWSDGLLFKNKFSYIFYFCCQDVKQLQRASLAELISREWPRASAPIAEILSQPEKLLFIIDSLEVMGCDMDKQESELCDNCMEKQPVNILISSLLKRKMLPESSLIISTTPETFETIEDMFEETNVTTISGFTESNIKLYFQNFLQDTNRAEEAFRLVRENEQLFTVCHVPVLCCMVATCLKEEIEKGRDLVSICRRTTSLYTTHIFNLFIPQNAQYPSKKSQEQLQGLCSLAAEGVWTDTFVFSEEALRRNGIMDSDIPTLLDIGILRKIRESENSYIFLHPSIQEVCAAIFYLLKSHEDHPCEHVRRVDILFIMFLNNVRTQWIFSGSFIFGLLHELEQEKLLAFFGHQLSQEVKHQLYRCLEIISIDETLQKGIDCMKLFYCLYEMEDEAFSIQAMNCMEQIDFVAKNYSDIIVAAYCLKHCSTLKKLSFSTQTVLKEEQEHSYMEKLLTYWNQLCSVFISSKNIEELQMKQISFSEQAFSVLYNHLNHSTCTIILRANDVSFLPSKHRFFDLIQMRCLRYLDLSFTHHSHTDVKLLCDVLTKAECNIEKLDLQNCELLPDDCKNIALVLMRSKNLKTLDLAFNNLDQGIYSLCKALCHPDCILRNLVLANCSLSEQCWEYLSNVLQWNKTLGHLDISCNDLRDKGLKILCKGLTLPHCVLENICMTSCLITSSGCQDLAEILRNNHNLRALNVSENKLEDAGVKLLSDAIKHPNCRLIYLGLEACDITGAGYEDLWSAFLQVYSLREIKIHRNAKELPSYFLRDKDGMCSSCFFIVLIMCISDLDKESQAFPVSEKKKNTFYASEAVFKQKQKTRVDILKQEHTPCVF is encoded by the exons GACACCCAAAGTTATATCGAGCTCATTTGAAGATGAAACTGACCGATGACAATTCCAGAGTATTCAACACCAGTATTCAGGTCTTATTAAATCAGACATTTACCCAAGATATCTTTGATAATTTTGAGAACCTTTTCCTATCAAATACAACTGAAATGAAGCCACACATGTTGTTCATAAAAGGAGTGGCTGGAATTGGTAAGACATTTATATTGAAAAAGTTAATGCTTACCTGGTCAGATGGCctgttgtttaaaaacaaattctccTACATCTTCTACTTCTGCTGTCAAGATGTGAAGCAGTTGCAGAGAGCTAGCCTTGCTGAACTGATCTCCAGAGAGTGGCCCAGGGCCTCAGCTCCCATAGCGGAGATCCTATCCCAACCTGAGAAACTCTTATTTATTATCGACAGCTTGGAAGTGATGGGATGTGATATGGATAAGCAGGAATCTGAGCTGTGTGATAACTGcatggaaaagcaaccagtgaaTATACTGATAAGCAGTTTGCTGAAAAGAAAGATGCTCCCTGAATCCTCTCTCATCATCTCTACTACCCCAGAGACATTTGAGACAATAGAGGACATGTTTGAGGAAACAAATGTGACAACAATATCAGGATTCACAGAGAGCAATATTAAGTTGTATTTCCAGAACTTTTTACAAGATACGAACAGAGCAGAGGAGGCCTTCAGGTTGGTGAGAGAAAATGAGCAGCTGTTCACTGTATGTCATGTCCCTGTGCTCTGCTGCATGGTGGCTACTTGTCTAAAAGAGGagatagagaagggaagagatcTAGTCTCCATCTGCCGACGTACCACCTCCCTGTATACCACTCATATCTTCAATTTGTTCATTCCCCAAAATGCTCAATATCCAAGTAAGAAAAGCCAAGAGCAGCTGCAGGGCTTGTGTTCTCTAGCTGCTGAGGGCGTGTGGACTGACACATTTGTGTTTAGTGAAGAGGCTCTCAGGAGAAATGGGATCATGGACTCTGATATCCCCACACTGCTGGACATTGGAATACTTAGAAAGATCAGGGAATCTGAAAATTCTTACATATTCCTTCACCCATCCATCCAGGAGGTCTGTGCTGCCATCTTTTATCTGCTAAAGAGCCATGAGGACCACCCTTGTGAACATGTGCGCCGTGTAGACATACTCTTCATTATGTTTCTAAATAATGTCAGAACACAGTGGATCTTTTCAGGCAGTTTCATCTTTGGCCTTTTACATGAATTGGAACAAGAAAAACTATTGGCATTTTTTGGCCACCAGTTGTCCCAGGAAGTAAAGCATCAGTTGTATCGGTGCCTGGAAATCATAAGTATTGACGAAACGCTTCAAAAAGGGATAGATTGTATGAAGTTGTTTTATTGTCTTTATGAAATGGAGGATGAAGCTTTTTCAATACAGGCAATGAACTGTATGGAACAGATTGACTTTGTGGCTAAAAATTATTCTGATATTATTGTTGCTGCTTACTGCTTAAAACACTGTTCTACCCTGAAGAAACTATCCTTTTCAACCCAAACTGTTCTGAAAGAGGAACAGGAACACAGCTATAT GGAAAAACTTCTAACCTATTGGAATCAACTATGTTCTGTATTCATAAGCAGTAAGAACATCGAGGAACTCCAAATGAAACAAATTAGTTTCAGTGAGCAAGCCTTTTCTGTCTTGTATAATCATTTGAATCACAGCACGTGCACCATTATACTTAG GGCAAATGATGTGTCCTTCTTACCTTCAAAGCACCGGTtctttgatttgattcaaatGCGCTGTTTGCGATACTTGGACCTCAGTTTCACACACCATTCCCACACTGATGTTAAACTATTATGTGATGTCTTGACCAAGGCAGAATGCAACATAGAAAAGCTGGA CCTACAAAACTGTGAACTTTTACCTGATGACTGCAAGAACATTGCCCTAGTCCTGATGAGGAGCAAGAACTTGAAGACTCTTGATTTGGCATTCAACAATTTGGACCAAGGCATATACTCACTGTGTAAGGCTTTGTGCCACCCTGACTGTATTCTGAGGAACTTAGT ATTGGCCAACTGCTCCCTCAGTGAGCAATGTTGGGAATACCTTTCTAATGTTCTTCAGTGGAACAAAACTCTGGGCCATCTAGACATTAGCTGTAATGACCTGAGAGATAAAGGACTGAAAATTCTCTGTAAGGGTCTAACTCTACCACACTGTGTCCTGGAAAACATATG tatGACATCTTGTCTCATCACTTCTAGTGGCTGCCAGGACCTGGCTGAAATACTGAGAAACAACCATAACCTGAGGGCCCTAAACGTTTCAGAAAATAAGTTAGAAGATGCTGGTGTGAAGCTGCTTTCTGATGCTATAAAACATCCCAACTGCCGCTTAATATACCTTGG GTTGGAAGCCTGTGACATAACTGGTGCCGGTTATGAGGACCTTTGGTCTGCTTTTTTACAGGTTTATAGCCTGCGTGAAATCAAGATACATAGGAATGCCAAGGAACTTCCTTCATATTTTTTGAGGGATAAAGATGGAATGTGCTCTTCATGCTTTTTT ATAGTCCTCAT AATGTGCATTTCTGACCTTGATAAAGAATCCCAGGCATTTCCAgtttctgagaaaaagaaaaatactttttatgcATCAGAAGCAGTgtttaagcagaagcagaaaacaagGGTGGACATTCTGAAGCAAGAACATACACCGTGTGTATTCTAA